A window from Vigna angularis cultivar LongXiaoDou No.4 chromosome 7, ASM1680809v1, whole genome shotgun sequence encodes these proteins:
- the LOC108337009 gene encoding uncharacterized protein LOC108337009 yields the protein MASWVSKKSMKLSKKCVSAAIFQKVLKAVSAKEVWDILQEGYGNFGKVKKVILQSLQRQYELLSMREQETIEEYVGRIQIVVNAMRACDKIVKEKKIVEKILRTLTPQYDYIVVAVEESKDLETMRVEELHNSLAAHEQRLIERKTAEKSATQSTNQALQARNVQSFRS from the exons ATGGCATCTTGGGTTTCCAAGAAGTCGATGAAGTTGTCaaaaaag TGCGTCTCTGCGGCGATCTTTCAGAAGGTATTGAAAGCAGTCTCGGCCAAGGAAGTCTGGGACATACTGCAAGAGGGATATGGAAATTTTGGAAAAGTTAAGAAGGTCATATTACAATCCCTGCAAAGGCAATATGAGCTCTTGAGTATGAGAGAGCAAGAAACGATTGAAGAATACGTTGGAAGGATTCAGATCGTGGTAAATGCAATGCGGGCTTGTGACAAgattgttaaagaaaagaagattgtCGAGAAAATTTTAAGAACATTGACACCCCAGTATGACTACATCGTTGTGGCTGTAGAAGAAAGCAAAGACCTAGAAACGATGAGAGTGGAAGAACTACATAACTCTCTTGCAGCGCATGAGCAGCGTTTGATTGAGAGAAAGACTGCAGAGAAGAGTGCTACACAGAGCACAAACCAAGCGCTGCAAGCCAGAAATGTTCAAAGTTTCAGGAGCTGA